In one Bactrocera tryoni isolate S06 chromosome 5, CSIRO_BtryS06_freeze2, whole genome shotgun sequence genomic region, the following are encoded:
- the LOC120777042 gene encoding glycine-rich protein 5-like: MRCIAMVALICTVLAAMMYSANAQMPQMPQMPGGGGGGGGASGGAGGGMGFGMGANMGGGAQGGGQGGS; the protein is encoded by the exons ATGAGGTGCATAGCAATGGTTGCTTTGATTTGCACGGTATTGGCGGCAATGATG tacTCAGCCAATGCTCAAATGCCGCAAATGCCTCAAATGCctggtggcggtggcggtggcggcggtGCAAGTGGTGGTGCTGGTGGTGGTATGGGTTTTGGCATGGGCGCTAATATGGGAGGAGGAGCACAAGGCGGTGGTCAGGGTGgctcttaa